The sequence below is a genomic window from Ciona intestinalis chromosome 1, KH, whole genome shotgun sequence.
ATGGCGAAGCTCTCACGTATGTCGTACTATGGGACTGGGATTGGTAAAGGTACGTGCTAGTGTTATTATCTTATCCTGTTGAGATATGTAACTGTAGACTGCGTTGCTTAAAAACGGATGGGTACGTCCAACAATGATTTTGTAAATTCATTAGGATGAGTGTCGAAAACCTATTTGACGAACGAAACTGGTCATATAAGCTTTATTCAACTAAAAATTAGCGTCtcagtaaaacaaacaaggaagactaacacaacaaaaagaataaaacgaGTAGGATGAATTATACGAGAAAATACAGGAAAGTTAGTTACGTGCTTTTAACCGTATAGGCGTCGCACAAAATTTGTTGCGGTTTATTGCAATAGTATTGTGAATCGTTTTAAAAGGGTACTGGTATCCAAATGTAAATACTACATGCTGTTCGTATATCTGGTATGTATTGTAGGCCTGCAAGTTCCTGAGTGGGATTATAAAAGCGTTGGAGATCACAAGACATCTGGAAGATTGTTTCTTCAGAAAAGTCCCAGAGATGTTTTCACGTAAGTTATCAAAGGATTAGGGTACAATTAATTACCTGTAGTGTATCATCGTGTTGCTAAGGGTGGAATTTACGCAAGGCTTGCTTCAACTTCATCTTCAGACCcatgttaatttgttttaacatcgCCAAAAGTGCAAACGTCGCATAGCATTGAGCGTTTAGTTGATATGTTGTATAGTTTATTACAAGCTGTATTATGTAGTGCTCTTATTTTGGCGTTCAAGGTGAAACTTGCTTATTTTTTTCGCTTTAAACTTGCAATGGTTTATCTGTTTGTTGTGTTCGTGGTGAAGTGGTAGGTTTTTCACTCTATATATCAACTCGTATAGTATTTATATGGTATGGCTAGCAGTATGaagaatatataataaaactagAATTTCAGAGTGGATTTAAAACGTGAGATGGTTGAAAACGACCGGAGGATAAAAACTTCCATGCAAGCTCATCGGACTACTCTTCATTCAGATAAGAAGAATCTGGAACAGGTTGTTTGATTATATACATTTAGCACAGTGCGTTTACTTAGAGCTACTAttagaagtattttaaaatttcgcAGCATGATTGATTCATTTTAATGCACATTTTTTTAGGTAATTGAATTACTCAAAAGTAAAGAAAgcatatagtagaatggggaaagatgggacatcttttaattctgttttatcatccaatttggtagtaaacaaaaaacattcaaataattatgaaaccttatcctcgcgaccctcatagaccgttgttaattgtttcaaacaaaatcaccatctttccccacagtactatatataatatgtattcgGGTAATAAAGTCCGTACTAATAAATATTGACAAaggaaaaaataagtttttgcataaaatctgtttcataaaaataataaacgtcAATTCACCAGGTGATGAGAAACAACACGAAACCTTACGTTTGTTATAGAGGCAACATTCTCTCCAGATATGGGGaagtttttaataacttgCCTGCGTCGCTCTCGAAAAATCACGTAAGTAGAAAATGAAACCTTAAAACTTAAGGTACACGATTCAGTTTGAATGAAAGATCTTAGTAGATATATTGTACTGTgcggtaagatgagacacatttagcccattatatctaaatatccttgatcgtgttttaaacaattaacagcggtctatgggagatgtgaggttacggttttataattctttaaatgctgtttgtttactaccaaatggactaagaaaatagtttaaaggtgcctcatcttccccaccttactatatgtaaaaaaaatgaattgaaGTAAACATTCGATTTTTTACTACCTTAAATTATTCTGACACGAACATCTGGGTGTGCAGACCATTACCCAGATAATGCAGTATACgacgtcattttttgtttttgctatACAGTTAGCGGAATCAGAAGAAATGGAGAGAGCAGATCCGCATGGTGGCGCTCCAATGACAGTAGTTGATGCAGAGACTGTTTTATCCGAACAATACGTTGTTTGTCATCGTTGCAAGAAAACTTACAAGGAAAGTAAGAATACAGCAGAAGCTTGCAGGTAAATTGATACTGTTGGGTATAAACCTGGTTGTATTGTAAGTTGACAATTCGTTTAGGCCTATAAGATATACGAATTAATTACTTCTAGCACTATGTATACATAATACAAACTTACTACAAAGTCATCATCACCATAAAAATCGGTggagtatttatatattaggcAATTTTGCCGGCGCTGTGGCAatgtggttagcgcgcctgcagACTGTAACCTAGAGATATTGGGGCCACAGCCATGGCCGTAACCTAGAGAtaaagggttcaaggctcgtcgctgccaccattgtgggcgtgtatGTTCTTGGGGAAGAcgcttaacagcaattgctccgacccagtGGTCTCTAACGGggctgtctaaattatcagccgtaTACGtaaaacaggaaaaaaatcctaaaaatactaacccacaaagtaaggTTTACGTTTATACATTATTCAATTGAATATATTACGCTTCACGTACATTGTTTAAGATTCCATCTTGGCCCAATTATTGGAGTGTTTGGAGGAATGTGCCAAAGCTGTGGAAGACTGGATTACACGAAAGGATGCGTCTCTGGGTATCACACCAGAAAACCAAGAAGACAGGAAAGTAGCCAAAAgaataacattaaaaagaCACGACCGACataaataatgtatattttgcAATACATTCCCTTTTGGGGCAAAAttgttgatttgttttaacataaagcGTATGTTATAAACTTCATATACGCCTGCACTGTTGATGAAAAAATATGCCCCTTTTCTTTCttagatttgtttattataaaatattataaaagtgtcccgtctttccccactcttctatataaaactattgttttgaAAAGGTGCTATTATAGCCCCCACTGAATAAACAGGATAGCTGGTTGGGTTATATGGCTCCGTGTTGGTCCGACTTCGTATACAGGCTTCAGCGGGGTGCTATGTAGTACTAATTGCTTATATATCCAGAGACCAAACAATTCAGAATGTCTCGCTATGTTTTAATCCTTTTTCTGGTATAGAAGTACACGATACAGGATCGGGCAAAAGCTTACTTGAAAAGGGCTCGTAAGAGCCCGCCATGAGCCTAGACTGACCTCGAGGTCTCAGTGCCGATAGTGGCGTTAGCTAGTTCTCGTTTCTTGTTATTGTGTTAGGGACAAGGCGAATTATATACCGAACAGAATTACGTGACAGCagtgtattgttttaaaaaggtgATATGAAATGCAAACGCAACCACGAAGCTTTGAAATTATCACAGGAACGCCGTGTGGCAACCGCCGTGGTAAATTAAGAGTAGATGaaatatttcttaaatattaatgcaGAAAGacagataaaaaaacatcGATACTTTTGCtgcattattattatttgtgtaTTTCTACTGCAAGTAGATGATCAACTGTAGATATACAATCTACAATATTGTATGAATTAATTGCTAGATCGccttttaaatcaataaactACCATAGTTGATGAGAATATTCTCATGAACTATAAAACTACCAAGGAACAATTTTACACAGGGGAGTAATAATGTTTGAGTTTCTCTTACAtggggaaatcccatgcaatGTTCCCAAATGTCCATGTGAAAACTTTGTAGCTCGTGCCTTTCGTGTTTAGTTTTTATGACTAAAGTGGAAGTACAATGAAGATAAAACGACAAAAGCAAGCACGCAGCGCTTTGAATATATACAAGCACATATTCAAGTAAGTCTAGTAGTTTACATTTGTGTTTCTGCGTATAGACCAGACtaagttaacatttttttgtttacgtaTCGTTTTACAGATTTCACGAGCCGTATTTAGTTTTGGCCGACGGTACGTTTTGTCAAGCTGCATTAAAAGCGAAAATCCAAATAAAAGATCACATCAGCAAGTACCTTAACACTACAGTGAAATGCTGCACAACcaggtttgtttataaaggattacttttatgtattttgtaGTCTCATAGTAAGAGTAATAAACTgttaactaaatataaataaatttgctaactgaaaatatgttttatatgccATCGCTTCATACCATATTCCTCATAACTAGGGTCGTggattttcttatttttgtgGAACCCTTAACTGTTTTAACTGGTTAACATGCAGATCCTATTATTCTAATAAAACCATCTTGTTTATTGCTATTCTGTTGCGAATTTTATGAAAAAGCCAACTTTATGATGTACATGCGGACGTGGACACATATGTAATTATGCATTGCTCTTTGTAATTAATCGACAGGCTAAACaatgattaatattataaatccATGTGTAAATGCCTGCAATTTCGTAACAAACTTTCTTCTttgctgaggaaaacatttagGTTGTCTATTACGCCAATTTTATGTTGCGGTATGAACGATCAAGTTTTATGACAATGTGTGGagttgtttacaaaatttatttcacaAAGGTCATCAAGCTACAggctatttttaaaactaaaaacttgTGAGCTAAATTTGGTGAATCGTGAATTCATTTCTCTCAGCAATATCTCATATCTTAAAAAGTCTTAATATTAATaagaaatatgttattttttgtgaaacttgataaataattcattttttctgAACCTACAACCGACATAGCAAATTGAACTTGCAGAATTGAGAGTTTTGTtcacaacaataataaattatcTATATTATAGATGTGTGTTGGCTGAATTGGAATTACTAGGTAATGAAATGCATGGAGCAAAGATGGTCGCACAAAGATTTCAACTACGAAGTTGTTCACATCGTAACTCGCCTGTTCCTGCAGCCGAGTGTTTAAAGTCGTTAATTAAAGACCATGAAAGTGGCCGGTACTTTATTGCAACACAGGTTTCGATTCTATAATGTGTTATGGTAATGTTTCTATTATGCATTAGTAGGCCAGGAGCAT
It includes:
- the LOC100187223 gene encoding uncharacterized protein LOC100187223 isoform X1; translation: MAKQKRHSWALGMEYSMEMAKLSRMSYYGTGIGKGLQVPEWDYKSVGDHKTSGRLFLQKSPRDVFTVDLKREMVENDRRIKTSMQAHRTTLHSDKKNLEQVMRNNTKPYVCYRGNILSRYGEVFNNLPASLSKNHLAESEEMERADPHGGAPMTVVDAETVLSEQYVVCHRCKKTYKESKNTAEACRFHLGPIIGVFGGMCQSCGRLDYTKGCVSGYHTRKPRRQESSQKNNIKKTRPT
- the LOC100180912 gene encoding rRNA-processing protein UTP23 homolog, producing the protein MKIKRQKQARSALNIYKHIFKFHEPYLVLADGTFCQAALKAKIQIKDHISKYLNTTVKCCTTRCVLAELELLGNEMHGAKMVAQRFQLRSCSHRNSPVPAAECLKSLIKDHESGRYFIATQDMALTKIAKTIPGVPVLYVFQSHIVLDKPSRATENHIKAVSKEKLSTSEAEKKSLKLMKEDANIIHGERTVKQGRKRKRAKGPNPLSCKKKKKTVSNKKTS
- the LOC100187223 gene encoding uncharacterized protein LOC100187223 isoform X2, with product MEYSMEMAKLSRMSYYGTGIGKGLQVPEWDYKSVGDHKTSGRLFLQKSPRDVFTVDLKREMVENDRRIKTSMQAHRTTLHSDKKNLEQVMRNNTKPYVCYRGNILSRYGEVFNNLPASLSKNHLAESEEMERADPHGGAPMTVVDAETVLSEQYVVCHRCKKTYKESKNTAEACRFHLGPIIGVFGGMCQSCGRLDYTKGCVSGYHTRKPRRQESSQKNNIKKTRPT